In the Anoplopoma fimbria isolate UVic2021 breed Golden Eagle Sablefish chromosome 7, Afim_UVic_2022, whole genome shotgun sequence genome, one interval contains:
- the LOC129093152 gene encoding uncharacterized protein LOC129093152, with translation MFSVLDWEVETGLRYVDEAPPEEHCHCYKRLIPDLHNDLKNKHAAEYTDLLIGRAQLDRVPSTAHQQFLQRLHEKLRHTNIYERSVGWGQKGLNSKHRSHQFYTERVSSHFQRTVISSLNKVMKVPKTRGPFDTVRREAVRVQIREEIRRHINYGLHLGTCSTLRQAFLADVKKSVEQSKTRTILLVGPPGWGKSSTMAAVAQLAPSWLHGAVKVLVHFIGFTGESRNIRLVLQSLCVQLAEAYCPHTQLSEGLPQLINEFHSLLGLVGAERPLMILLDGLNELSEEHGADLSWILTPLPPNVHLILSATTDSPCIHTLQSAHPMVLSLPPLSPEDVTAALETKLRIDRRCLREQQWQLLL, from the exons atgttttcag TTCTTGACTGGGAGGTAGAGACGGGTCTGCGGTATGTAGACGAGGCTCCACCAGAGGAGCACTGCCACTGCTACAAGAGACTGATCCCGGACCTCCACAATGACCTGAAGAACAAACATGCTGCTGAGTACACCGACCTCCTCATAGGACGGGCTCAGCTCGATCGAGTACCCAGCACGGCACACCAGCAATTTCTGCAGCGGCTCCATGAAAAG CTGCGCCACACCAACATTTATGAGCGTAGCGTTGGATGGGGACAAAAAGGCCTGAACTCCAAACATCGCTCACACCAGTTCTACACCGAGCGTGTCTCCTCCCACTTTCAAAGGACTGTTATCAGCTCCCTAAACAA AGTGATGAAGGTCCCCAAAACTCGAGGCCCCTTtgacacagtgaggagagaaGCTGTCAGAGTGCAGATACGAGAGGAGATACGGCGTCACATTAACTATGGACTCCATCT GGGCACATGCAGTACTTTGAGGCAGGCTTTCCTAGCTGATGTGAAGAAATCAGTGGAGCAGTCAAAAACCAGAACGATCCTCCTGGTGGGACCACCAGGCTGGGGAAAGAGCTCCACCATGGCTGCAGTCGCACAGTTAGCACCCTCTTGGCTTCATGG AGCTGTGAAGGTATTGGTGCACTTCATCGGCTTTACTGGAGAGAGCAGGAATATTCGACTGGTCTTGCAGAGTCTTTGTGTCCAGCTTGCTGAAGCCTACTGTCCCCACACGCAGCTGTCAGAG GGCCTCCCTCAGCTGATCAACGAGTTCCACTCTCTGTTGGGTCTGGTGGGTGCAGAGAGGCCCCTGATGATCCTTCTGGACGGTTTAAATGAGCTGTCTGAGGAGCACGGTGCAGACCTCTCCTGGATCTTAACCCCTCTACCTCCAAACGTCCACCTCATCCTCTCTGCAACCACCGACTCCCCCTGCATTCACACTTTGCAG TCAGCCCACCCCATGGTCctgtccctccctcctctcagtCCTGAGGATGTCACAGCAGCATTGGAGACCAAGCTGCGGATCGATCGGCGGTGTCTTCGGGAGCAGCAGTGGCAGCT CTTACTCTGA
- the ing2 gene encoding inhibitor of growth protein 2 yields the protein MLGHHYPNADKSQQLVNYVEDYLECVESLPLDIQRNVSLLREIDAKYQEVLKEVDEVFEKYKGEPDAAQRKRLQIQLQRALIVSQELGDEKIHVVTQMTELVENRSRQMDSHSLCLQEPSEVERPTTERRSSVQDSLAPERTSARRPRRQRNSESRDSSHPSANGSLVDDPVEELSIPPPREKKSKSAKKKKRKAKQERDASPVDFAIDPNEPTYCLCEQVSYGEMIGCDNDQCPIEWFHFSCVGLTYKPKGKWYCPKCRGDNEKTMDKSLDKNRKDRRSR from the exons ATGTTAGGCCATCACTACCCAAATGCCGACAAGTCGCAACAACTGGTCAACTATGTGGAGGATTATCTGGAATGTGTGGAGTCCCTGCCTTTGGACATACAAagaaatgtttctctgcttcgAGAAATTGATGCAAAGTATCAAG AGGTGCTGAAGGAGGTGGATGAAGTGTTTGAGAAGTACAAAGGTGAGCCAGATGCAGCTCAGAGAAAGCGCCTGCAGATCCAGCTGCAGAGGGCGCTCATCGTCAGCCAGGAGCTGGGCGACGAGAAGATCCACGTGGTGACCCAGATGACGGAGCTGGTGGAGAACCGCTCCCGCCAGATGGACTCGCATTCCCTCTGCCTCCAGGAGCCCAGCGAGGTCGAGCGACCCACGACGGAGCGCCGCTCCAGCGTCCAGGACTCCCTGGCGCCTGAACGAACCTCGGCCCGTCGCCCGCGACGTCAGCGCAACAGCGAGAGCCGCGACTCCAGCCACCCGTCGGCCAACGGCTCCCTGGTGGACGACCCCGTGGAGGAGCTGTCCATTCCTCCGCCTCGAGAGAAGAAGTCCAAGTCCGCGAAGAAGAAAAAGCGCAAGGCCAAACAAGAGCGGGACGCATCGCCGGTTGACTTCGCCATCGACCCTAACGAGCCCACCTACTGCCTCTGCGAGCAGGTGTCGTATGGTGAGATGATCGGCTGCGACAATGACCAGTGCCCCATCGAGTGGTTCCACTTCTCCTGCGTGGGGTTGACCTACAAGCCCAAGGGCAAGTGGTACTGCCCCAAATGCAGAGGGGACAACGAAAAGACCATGGACAAAAGCctagacaaaaacagaaaagaccGCAGGTCCAGGTAG
- the cd68 gene encoding LOW QUALITY PROTEIN: macrosialin (The sequence of the model RefSeq protein was modified relative to this genomic sequence to represent the inferred CDS: inserted 1 base in 1 codon) codes for MKRAVVFTFIACWAVSALSLAEDVKNYGPSATVIPAEEFGTGVTPPKPSTPTTKPTTTTTKPTTTPPPXATTTTAKATTTTAKATTTTTAKATTTTAKATTTTKATTTTTKATTTTKATTTTTKATTTTKPTTPAPPKPTPVANITVGNYSVTTDKNVTCLVAQMALKITLDTPKANGTFIVQPKMTTAKGGCQGTKANLTLVFKEGHITFLFNKSADNTVYVDALSFDISYPLTSGGKNRYTANNVSVHLFPAKVGHSYSCKKESLDMGNGLYLDVNQDRMQAFNLTKGSGFGTPEPCAADQPHYGVAIAVGVTLLVLIVIVLVVYLLGRRKRTNGYQSL; via the exons ATGAAGAGAGCTGTTGTGTTCACTTTTATCGCCTGCTGGGCTGTCTCAG CACTATCATTGGCTGAAGATGTAAAGAATTACGGACCTTCTGCAACCGTGATCCCTGCGGAGGAGTTTGGCACCGGTGTTACCCCCCCAAAGCCTTCCACCCCCACCACAAAgcctaccaccaccaccacaaagCCTACCACCACACCACCGC AGgctaccaccaccaccgccaaggctaccaccaccaccgccaaggctaccaccaccaccaccgccaaggctaccaccaccaccgccaaggctaccaccaccaccaaagctaccaccaccaccaccaaggctaccaccaccaccaaagctaccaccaccaccaccaaggctaccaccaccaccaagcCTACCACCCCAGCTCCTCCCAAACCTACACCCGTCGCCAACATCACTGTAGGAAACTACAGCGTGACGACAGACAAAAATGTGACTTGCCTGGTGGCTCAGATGGCACTAAAGATCACACTGGATACACCAAAG GCCAATGGAACCTTCATTGTTCAGCCAAAGATGACGACAGCAAAAGGAGGTTGTCAGGGAACCAAGGCCAACCTTACCCTTGTCTTCAAAGAGGGCCACATCACCTTCCTGTTCAACAAg AGCGCTGATAATACTGTCTACGTTGATGCCCTGTCTTTCGACATCTCCTACCCCTTAACCAGTGGAG gcAAAAACCGGTACACTGCCAACAACGTGTCAGTGCATCTCTTCCCTGCAAAGGTGGGACACTCCTACTCCTGCAAGAAAGAGTCCCTCGACATGGGGAATGGACTGTACCTTGATGTCAATCAAGACAGGATGCAGGCCTTCAATCTGACCAAGGGCAGCGGGTTTGGCACTC cTGAACCCTGTGCTGCGGACCAGCCTCACTACGGCGTCGCCATTGCAGTTGGAGTGACATTGCTGGTACTCATTGTCATCGTGCTGGTGGTCTACCTGCTGGGCCGCAGGAAGAGGACCAATGGCTACCAGTCTCTGTGA
- the LOC129093507 gene encoding uncharacterized protein LOC129093507, with the protein MADEAAVVEGGISQAQSPLVAVSFQRNVRRKEKYLEAEPKALGITQIGTSVFQITCVGMFMSKDFHHEHTDVPFMISSLLLIIAGSLAVAAQNLHLPTLRACLVMQILACGASIFNLICCLIKMDSVPTLCWYQHYDFNATRIEETCQSIQSTHTHLYAEIMVIQAALLAISVTLAVYCCKVVNCCLPAPKMPVITVHMPPVQQ; encoded by the exons ATGGCAG ATGAAGCAGCAGTTGTGGAGGGAGGCATCAGCCAAGCTCAGAGCCCTCTGGTCGCAGTCAGCTTCCAGAGAAACGTCCGGAGGAAAGAGAAGTACCTGGAGGCTGAACCCAAAGCTCTGGGG ATCACTCAGATTGGCACGAGTGTGTTTCAGATCACCTGTGTGGGTATGTTTATGTCCAAAGACTTTCATCATGAGCACACTGACGTAcctttcatgatttcatctctGCTG CTGATAATAGCTGGGAGTTTGGCTGTAGCAGCTCAGAACCTCCATCTGCCAACG CTGAGGGCCTGTTTAGTGATGCAGATTTTGGCGTGTGGTGCCTCCATCTTCAACTTGATATGTTGTCTGATCAAAATGGACAGCGTGCCAACTTTATGCTGGTATCAACACTATGACTTCAACGCCACTCGTATAGAAGAAACCTGCCAAAGCATTCAG AGCACCCATACACATCTTTATGCTGAGATTATGGTCATTCAGGCTGCTCTGTTAGCCATCTCCGTCACTCTGGCCGTCTACTGCTGCAAGGTGGTCAACTGCTGCTTGCCAGCTCCCAAAATG CCAGTGATTACTGTGCATATGCCCCCTGTCCAACAGTGA